The following are from one region of the Streptomyces rubrogriseus genome:
- a CDS encoding response regulator transcription factor, producing the protein MIRVLIADDEPLIRAGIRMILTSAGDIEVVAEARDGREAVDTARSTAVDVALLDIQMPVMDGLTALAELGRAAPGVRVLILTTFGERDNVLRALGHGSAGFLLKDTAPQELIHAVRAAAAGNAYLSPAATRHVVDTLASPAATVRGEEARRRLAGLTGREREVLALLGEGLSNAAAGARLHMSEATVKTYVSRVLTKLDCDNRVQAALLARDAGLEPCAE; encoded by the coding sequence ATGATCCGGGTTCTCATCGCCGACGACGAGCCGCTCATCAGAGCAGGCATCAGAATGATCCTCACCTCCGCCGGCGACATCGAGGTCGTCGCCGAGGCACGGGACGGCCGGGAGGCGGTGGACACCGCCCGGAGCACCGCGGTCGACGTGGCCCTGCTGGACATCCAGATGCCCGTGATGGACGGGCTGACCGCGCTGGCCGAACTGGGCCGTGCCGCGCCGGGGGTACGGGTGCTGATCCTGACGACGTTCGGGGAACGCGACAACGTCCTACGGGCGCTCGGCCACGGCAGTGCGGGCTTCCTGCTGAAGGACACCGCCCCGCAGGAGCTGATCCACGCAGTCCGCGCGGCGGCGGCCGGCAACGCTTACCTGTCCCCGGCCGCCACCCGCCACGTGGTGGACACCCTCGCTTCCCCCGCCGCCACCGTGCGTGGCGAGGAGGCGCGCCGCCGCCTGGCCGGGCTGACTGGTCGCGAACGCGAGGTGCTGGCCCTGCTCGGCGAAGGACTGTCCAACGCGGCCGCCGGCGCCCGCCTGCATATGAGCGAGGCGACGGTGAAGACCTACGTCAGCCGCGTCCTCACCAAGCTCGACTGCGACAACCGGGTCCAAGCGGCGCTCCTGGCCCGCGACGCGGGCCTGGAGCCGTGCGCAGAGTGA